The window TCAATATTGCTTTACTGATGCTTTGATACCTGCTTATTTCACTTTAGCTCCGACAAGATTTTTGCATAAAATGAAAACAGTGGACTTCGGCGCGGCAAAGCGGTTGTCACCCTATCTCACAATCCGCCATGCGCAACTCCAGCTATTAAGTTATGCCGACAATAAGCACGAGCCCTAGCAGCGAGAGAAAAATTGTCCATCCAATACTGATCTTACCTGTTTGCGTGATGCGCATACTATGCCTCCACACATATTCGTAAATATTAGGCTCAGCCGGAGTTTTTCCTCCCTAATTATTATTTGTGCCATGCAAAGAGCGGGGTTCGCGTTTTTGTGATGATATGTTATACTTTTATAATCAACATTTGTAAGGATGGTAGACGCATTGATCGGCGTGATCGCGATAGTCGGACCCACCGCTGTGGGTAAGACGGCTGTGGCGATAGAACTGACGGCGCTTATCGGCGGTGAGATTGTATCGGCGGACTCGATGGCCATCTATAAAGGCATGGATATCGGGACAGCCAAACCGACCGCCGAGGAACAGTTGCGTGCACGGTTTCATCTGATCGATGTGGCCGATCCGGCAGAGTCATTTAACGTGGGTGAGTTTCAAAGACTCGCCCATGATGCAATAGATGATATATCACATCGAAATCCACCCGCCATTATCGTGGGAGGCAGTGGGTTGTATGTGCGGGCAGCTATTGACGGGCTGGACGAGTCGATACCTGCTGATAATAAAGAATTTCGGCAAAGGATGGTTGAACAGGCGCGTCTATATGGTAATGAATACGTGCATGGCATGCTCGCGAAGGTCGATCCAGTGTCGGCACAGCGAATCCATCCAAATAACCTGAAACGAGTAATACGAGCGCTGGAAATATACGATCTGACGGGATCCAGACCCTCGGATGTCTTTGAAAAGGATTCCAGGAGAGAATCACGTTATCCAGACGCCCGGTTTTTCGGTCTGACTATGGACCGCAAAATGCTATACGCGCGAGTTGAGGATCGCGTGGATATGATGATAGATACCGGCCTTGTCGAAGAAGTCTCGCGGCTCATATGCTCGGGCATCGATCCAGATACGACCGCAATGCAGGGCCTTGGCTATAAGGAAATAGCCGGCTATCTGAGAGGAGAATACGGTTTTGACAAGGCCGTCGAACTCCTCAAAAAGAACACCAGGCGGTTTGCCAAGAGGCAATACACTTGGTTCCGAGCCGACCCACGAGTGCAATGGATTGACGTGGAAGGACGAACCGCCGCAGAGGTGTCATTAATAATAAAGGAGTCCTTAGACAAATGAACAAGGCACAGATGAACCTGCAGGATACGTTCCTGAACCAGGTCAGAAAAGACAACATTCCCGTCACTATTTACCTCACCAGCGGTGTGCAGCTCAAGGGGCTGGTGCGTGGGTTCGACTCTTTTACAGTCGTGCTCGAAACACCAGGCAAACCGTCGCAGCTTGTATATAAGCATGCAATGGCATCGGTGGTACCGCTCAAATTCGTTCAGCTTGCACCAAAAGATGAACGCGAAACCGCTCCTGCCGAAGAAGAGACTCCATAGACTCAGACTTGTTAAATATTGGGGATCGAAGGTCCCTGCTTGACATTTAGGCGGCGATTCGGGGATCGCCGCCTATCAGTGCAATTAGCGAATTCTGAATTTTGGGAATGCACAGGAAGAAAATAGTGAAATTTACAAAAATGCATGGCGCCGGTAATGACTTCGTGGTAATCGACGGCGCTAAAGAAATAATAACTGAAGAACAATTGCCGGCAGTCGCAAAGCATGCATGCAAACGACAGTTTGGTATAGGTGGAGATGGAATTATCCTGGTCTTGCCGTCGCGCATCGCCAACTTCCGTATGCGCATGTTTAACCCGGACGGCACCGAAGCCGAAATGTGCGGCAACGGAATCCGCTGTTTCGCAAAATATTTGTATGACCGAAAGCTGCACAACGACGTTATTATGAGTGTGGAAACCCTGGGTGGGATAAAGACACTTAAGCTCAATGCGACAGGCGGCAAGGTGCAGACTGTACGAGTGGATATGGGCGAGCCTGGACTGCTGCGGTCTGAAATACCGATGAAAGGCACCGCAAGTGATAAAGTGGTTGCCGAACCGTTGAAGGTCGCGGGGAAAAAGATCGAAGTCACATGCGTTTCGATGGGAAATCCGCACTGCGTGACATTCGTCGACCATGTGGACGAGGTTCCCGTGGAAAAGGTCGGACCGGAAGTGGAAAACCACTCATCGTTCCCGCAGAGGACAAATGTCGAGTTCATTGAAGTCATGAACCAGCAGGAAATCAAGATGCGTGTGTGGGAGCGTGGAGCGGGCGAGACTCTGGCCTGCGGAACAGGAGCATGTGCATCCGCCGTAGCATCTATGCTCAACAATAAAGTGCAGAAGAAAGTCACCGTCCACCTGAGGGGCGGCGACCTGTTCATAGAGTGGCTCGGCGACAACAAAGTATATATGACCGGCCCCGCCGAAGAAGTGTTCGAGGGGAAGGTAAATACGGCTGAGTTCAAGAAGTGGATATCTGAAGGTTAGCTTAGAGCCGAAAGTGGAGAACTAAAGAGCGCCGTTCGGTGGAAAGCCGGGCGGCCTTTTGTATAAAAAGGAGAACGCCAGTGGAACGAGCAAAAAGACTTGACCTTATACCGCCATATCTGTTCGGTGAAATATCTCGGCTAAAGGCCAAAGCCATCGCCGAAGGTAAAGATCTGGTAGACCTCGGAATCGGCGATCCAGATCAGCCTACTCCGCAGGGCGTGATCGACAGGCTCTGTGAAGCGGCAAATGACCCGGAGACTCATCGCTATGACGAGACCGAAGCCGGCTGGCCGCTGTTCCTTGAAGCTGCCGCCGGGTGGTATAAGAAGCGGTTCGACGTTGACATAGACCCTAAGTCTGAGGCAATGCTCCTGCTCGGTTCCAAAGATGGGCTGGCTCACCTCTGCTGGGCTATGATTAATCCGGGAGATATCAGCCTTGTACCGGACCCGGGTTACACGGTCTATAAGGTCAACACCCTTATGGCGGGCGGCGATATCCATCAGATGCCGCTGCTTGAGGAAAATGGGTTCGTGCCGGACCTGGGTGACATACCCACGGATATCGCCAAAAAGGCAAAGTTGATGTTCCTCAACTACCCGAACAACCCGACAGGTGCTGTGGCGACACTTGATTTCTACAATGACGTGGTGCGTTTTGCGAAGGATTACGACATCGCGGTCTGCAGCGACCTGGCATACTCCGAAGTGACCTATGACGGATATAATGCGCCGAGCATGCTTCAAGCGGATGAGGCAAAAGACGTAGTAATTGAAATGCATTCGCTCTCGAAGACGTATAACATGACTGGGTGGAGAATCGGATTCGCGGTCGGAAACAAAGACCTTATCACTCATTTGAACAAACTAAAGTCGAATATAGATTCACGGCAGTTCCCGGCGGTCGATATCGCCGCCGCATATGCTCTGGAGAACGTGTCCAACCAGCCTACTCTCGATCTATATAAAAAGAGGAGAGATATCCTTGTCGATGGTCTCAACGGGTTGGGATGGAATGTGAAAAAGCCTGTGGCATCGCTCTATGTTTGGGCAAAAGTGCCCGAGGGCTACACCTCAGCAGATTTTGCCAAGATGCTGCTCACCGATGCGGGTGTGCTGGTTATTCCAGGCAACGGGTATGGAGAGTATGGCGAGGGATATGTGCGGATGTCGCTTACCGTCTCCGGCGATAAGGACGGTGACAGAATGGCTGAAGCTGTGCGCAGAATCAAAGAAATAGAAGTAAAATGGAGTTAGTAAGTTGAAAAAGGCAAAGAGACTGGGCAAAGTGCCGCCCTATTTGTTCATGGAGATATCCAGGCTGAAGGCCAAGGTCATGGCTGAAGGCAGAGACATTATAGACCTTGGGATCGGAGACCCGGACCAGCCCACACCCGAACCGATTGTGGACAAGCTATGTGAAGTGGCAAGAGAGGCCGAGTATCACAGGTATGACGAATCGGAAGCCGGATGCCCAGCGCTCATGGAAACGGCAGCCAGGTGGTATAAGAAACGGTTTGACGTGGATATCGACCCGGACACCGAGACAGTGCTGCTGATCGGCTCAATAGATGGACTTGCCCACCTCTGCTGGACACTGATCGACCCGGGGGATATCAGCCTTGTGCCTGACCCGGGCTATACTGTCTATAGGGTCAACACACTGATGGCAGGCGGCGAACCCGTGCCGATGCCGCTCCTTGAAAAGAACAACTTCCTGCCCGACCTTACGGCAATCCCCACCGATACGGCCAAAGCTGCTAGGTTGATGTTCGTCAACTACCCCAATAATCCCACCGGCGCGGTGGCCGACCTCGACTTCTACAGAGATGTAGTCGACTTTGCAAGGCAATATGACATTGCCGTCTGCAGCGACCTGGCATACTCGGAAGTCACATATGACGGCTATAGTGCGCCCAGCATACTTCAGGTTCCAGGATCAAAAGACTTTTGCATCGAGATGAACACGCTTTCCAAAACATATAACATGACCGGGTGGAGAATAGGCTTCGGTGTCGGCAACAGCGAACTGGTCGCAGCCCTAAATGACCTTAAGACCAATGTCGATTCGAGGCAGTTCCAGCCGATAGGACTTGCCGCAGCATATGCTTTGGAAAATGTTTCTAATAAGAGTATGCTCGATCTATATAGTAAGAGAAGAGACATACTGGTCGATGGTCTCAATGCTCTTGGTTGGAACTTGAAAAAGCCCAAGGCGTCGCTCTATGTGTGGGCGAAAGTGCCCGAAAGATATACTTCTTCGGAGTTTGCCAAGCTGCTGCTCAACGAAGCGGGAGTGCTGGTCATTCCAGGAAACAGCTACGGCGAATATGGCGAAGGATATGTCCGCATGGCGCTTACCGTGCTTGGAGATAATGATGGCGACCGAATTACAGAGGCTGTGAGCAGGATCAAGAGCATGAAACTCAAATTTTGAGTTGTTGGGATAGGCGTAACTTATCAGAATTCCCGAAAAGCCGAACCTACAATGCTTATTCGTAATGCCACAATTGAAGATGCGGCGGGCATTGCCAGGGTTGCCATTGACACATGGCGGACCGCTTACCGCGGTCTGATGGACGATGAATACCTCGATAATACGAGTTATGAGCGCTCAGAACAAGGCTGGCAAAGAGGTCTGGCCGAAAAAAATTGCTTCACATTCGTGGCGACCGATGATGACGGCAGAATCATTGGGTTTGCTCATGCGGGTCCAGAGAGAGATGGCGATCCGACCTATAAGTGTGAACTTTACGCATTATACGTTCTTCAAGAATATCAAGGTAGGGGTATAGGTAAGGCTCTGTTCGATAAGGTTGCTGAGAGATTCACATCCGATGGCACCGGCGGCATGATTATTTGGGTACTTACTGAAAATAAATCGCGCATGTTCTACGAGCACATAAATGGCCGCTTTATAAGGCGTAAAACCCTCACCATTGGCGGGCGTGAGCTTGAAGCCAGCGCATATGGTTGGGATACACCCATTGAATCTTAATGAGATCAGCACAACCGATAAAGCGCTTTTGGTGGTCATCGATCCTAAAGGCAATTGGGAAGCCGATGCCAATACCGAAGAACTGCGCGAGCTTGTGGACAGCGCAGGTATCGAGATCGTCGATGAGATGCATATCCGGCGAGATGACCCTGACCCGCGCTATTACATAGGCAAAGGCAACGCGGAGGAAGCGTATTTGCGTGTGACCGATGCGGATGCGTCGGTGGTGATAATAGGTGAAGACCTCTCCCCCACCCAACAAAGAAACCTCAGCGATGCAACCAAGTGCGAAGTGATCGACCGCACTCAGCTCATACTCGACATATTCGCTCAGCGCGCCCGTACAAGTGAGGGAAACCTGCAGGTGGAACTTGCCCAGCTTCAATATCTGCTTCCCAGGCTCACAGGCCAGGGCACATCCATGTCGCGTATCGGCGGCGGCAGCGCTGGTGGAATCGCCACACGCGGACCGGGTGAGACTAAGCTCGAAACAGACCGCAGACGCGTTCGCAAACGGATCTCCATCCTGCGACATGAGCTTGATGGGGTCGTCCAGCACAGAAAAGTCCAGAAACGATCCAGACGAAAGCTGATGGTCCCAAATGCCTCCCTGGTCGGCTATACCAGCGCCGGCAAATCCACCCTAATGAATCTGCTGGCAGGAACAGATGTCTCAGCTAATGCAAGGCTGTTCGAGACGCTGGATCCCACGACTCGGCGGGTCGAACTGGAAGGCCAGTGCTCAATTATCCTGTCCGACACAGTCGGCTTTCTGCGCAATTTGCCGCACGGGCTTATTGCCGCTTTTCGCGCCACACTGGAAGAGGTAATCGAAGCGGATTTTCTGATACATGTGGTCGATGCGGCTCACCCGTTCTTCAGGCAGCAATATGAATCGGTCATAGAAGTGCTGGCGGAACTGGATGTCGAAGACAAGCCTATCATCACGGTCTTCAATAAGAGTGATCTTGTGAAAGATCAATATGAACTCAGGAGGCTCGTCGCGGAGATTCCCGATTCATGCTATATGTCCGCTCAAACAGGCGAAGGAGTGGAATATCTACATCGGCTTTTATGTAAAGTCATCGGCGAGATGATGAGCCGAATTGAAGCAATGCTGCCATATGACAGAGGCGACCTCCTGGCGATGTGCCACGACAAGGGACGCGTCATTATGCAGGAATATTTGCCGGAAGGGGTGCACTTGGAAGTGGAATTGT of the bacterium genome contains:
- the miaA gene encoding tRNA (adenosine(37)-N6)-dimethylallyltransferase MiaA; its protein translation is MIAIVGPTAVGKTAVAIELTALIGGEIVSADSMAIYKGMDIGTAKPTAEEQLRARFHLIDVADPAESFNVGEFQRLAHDAIDDISHRNPPAIIVGGSGLYVRAAIDGLDESIPADNKEFRQRMVEQARLYGNEYVHGMLAKVDPVSAQRIHPNNLKRVIRALEIYDLTGSRPSDVFEKDSRRESRYPDARFFGLTMDRKMLYARVEDRVDMMIDTGLVEEVSRLICSGIDPDTTAMQGLGYKEIAGYLRGEYGFDKAVELLKKNTRRFAKRQYTWFRADPRVQWIDVEGRTAAEVSLIIKESLDK
- the hfq gene encoding RNA chaperone Hfq, giving the protein MNKAQMNLQDTFLNQVRKDNIPVTIYLTSGVQLKGLVRGFDSFTVVLETPGKPSQLVYKHAMASVVPLKFVQLAPKDERETAPAEEETP
- the dapF gene encoding diaminopimelate epimerase, producing MHGAGNDFVVIDGAKEIITEEQLPAVAKHACKRQFGIGGDGIILVLPSRIANFRMRMFNPDGTEAEMCGNGIRCFAKYLYDRKLHNDVIMSVETLGGIKTLKLNATGGKVQTVRVDMGEPGLLRSEIPMKGTASDKVVAEPLKVAGKKIEVTCVSMGNPHCVTFVDHVDEVPVEKVGPEVENHSSFPQRTNVEFIEVMNQQEIKMRVWERGAGETLACGTGACASAVASMLNNKVQKKVTVHLRGGDLFIEWLGDNKVYMTGPAEEVFEGKVNTAEFKKWISEG
- a CDS encoding LL-diaminopimelate aminotransferase; the protein is MERAKRLDLIPPYLFGEISRLKAKAIAEGKDLVDLGIGDPDQPTPQGVIDRLCEAANDPETHRYDETEAGWPLFLEAAAGWYKKRFDVDIDPKSEAMLLLGSKDGLAHLCWAMINPGDISLVPDPGYTVYKVNTLMAGGDIHQMPLLEENGFVPDLGDIPTDIAKKAKLMFLNYPNNPTGAVATLDFYNDVVRFAKDYDIAVCSDLAYSEVTYDGYNAPSMLQADEAKDVVIEMHSLSKTYNMTGWRIGFAVGNKDLITHLNKLKSNIDSRQFPAVDIAAAYALENVSNQPTLDLYKKRRDILVDGLNGLGWNVKKPVASLYVWAKVPEGYTSADFAKMLLTDAGVLVIPGNGYGEYGEGYVRMSLTVSGDKDGDRMAEAVRRIKEIEVKWS
- a CDS encoding LL-diaminopimelate aminotransferase, whose protein sequence is MKKAKRLGKVPPYLFMEISRLKAKVMAEGRDIIDLGIGDPDQPTPEPIVDKLCEVAREAEYHRYDESEAGCPALMETAARWYKKRFDVDIDPDTETVLLIGSIDGLAHLCWTLIDPGDISLVPDPGYTVYRVNTLMAGGEPVPMPLLEKNNFLPDLTAIPTDTAKAARLMFVNYPNNPTGAVADLDFYRDVVDFARQYDIAVCSDLAYSEVTYDGYSAPSILQVPGSKDFCIEMNTLSKTYNMTGWRIGFGVGNSELVAALNDLKTNVDSRQFQPIGLAAAYALENVSNKSMLDLYSKRRDILVDGLNALGWNLKKPKASLYVWAKVPERYTSSEFAKLLLNEAGVLVIPGNSYGEYGEGYVRMALTVLGDNDGDRITEAVSRIKSMKLKF
- a CDS encoding GNAT family N-acetyltransferase; its protein translation is MLIRNATIEDAAGIARVAIDTWRTAYRGLMDDEYLDNTSYERSEQGWQRGLAEKNCFTFVATDDDGRIIGFAHAGPERDGDPTYKCELYALYVLQEYQGRGIGKALFDKVAERFTSDGTGGMIIWVLTENKSRMFYEHINGRFIRRKTLTIGGRELEASAYGWDTPIES
- the hflX gene encoding GTPase HflX, with translation MNLNEISTTDKALLVVIDPKGNWEADANTEELRELVDSAGIEIVDEMHIRRDDPDPRYYIGKGNAEEAYLRVTDADASVVIIGEDLSPTQQRNLSDATKCEVIDRTQLILDIFAQRARTSEGNLQVELAQLQYLLPRLTGQGTSMSRIGGGSAGGIATRGPGETKLETDRRRVRKRISILRHELDGVVQHRKVQKRSRRKLMVPNASLVGYTSAGKSTLMNLLAGTDVSANARLFETLDPTTRRVELEGQCSIILSDTVGFLRNLPHGLIAAFRATLEEVIEADFLIHVVDAAHPFFRQQYESVIEVLAELDVEDKPIITVFNKSDLVKDQYELRRLVAEIPDSCYMSAQTGEGVEYLHRLLCKVIGEMMSRIEAMLPYDRGDLLAMCHDKGRVIMQEYLPEGVHLEVELSPDLADKLREFKTEFPSS